The genome window CATACGTCACAAAAGGCAGGTAACTAGGGTGATCCAGAGTGAAAATCCAGCCTTCTTTTTCTTGGGCCTTCGCCAATGAACGAGCCGCTTCGATAGTTCCTTCTGGTAAGCCGGCTAAATCATTTTCGTCAGTAAGATGTAATTCGAAAGCATTGGTTTCGGCCAAAGCATTTTCGCCAAACTGTAAACTCAATTTGGACAATTCTTTGTCGATTTCCCTTAACTGATTTTTCTTTTCTTCCGGCAGATTAGCTCCGTTTCTGGAAAAGCTTTTGTATTGTTTGTCCAGAAGTGTTGTTTGTTCTGGATTTAAATTCAAAGATTCTCTTTGATCGTAAACTGTTTTTACTTTGGCAAATAAAGCAGTATTCAAGCGGATATCATTTCCAAATTCAGATAATAGCGGCGAAACTTCCTGGGCAATTTTTTGCATTTCGTCACTCGTTTCTGCCGAATTTAAGTTGAAAAAGATATTTGAAATCCGATCCAAAGTATCGCCGCTAAATGACAAAGCTTCAATAGTGTTTTGAAAAGTTGGGTTTTCTGCATTGTTAATTATTGCATCAATTTCGGCTTTTGCCATATCAATTGCTTCCTGAAATGCAGGAAGATAATCTTCGTTTTTTATTTGTGAAAATGGCGCTGTATCTAGCCTGGTGTCAAATTTATTGAGTAGTATATTCATAATTATAAGATCTGTTTTGTTCCAAATATTAGGAGGTTATTTTTTTGTCTGAAATTGAAAAAAAAATAAACTTCATTAAAATTTAAAAGTAAAATGTATTTAATCGATATTTTGTGTATTTTTGTCGAATAATTAATTTCTTTAATAGAATTAATACTGTCAAAAAAACAAACTCTTTTTGTCCCTAACCTAAAAGAAAAAAGTATTGAAAATGCTAAATTTCCCCGAGTTTAGAATTTTGCAATATCAAAAAAAAGCTCCGTATTTTAGGAGCTTTTTTTTATTTATTCAAGTTTTCCGAAGATTGATAAACGGCTTTTTTTAGTCCTTCTTTGTAGGCGATGATTTTGTCTAAAACAGTTTTATCGGCACTTCCTATAATTTGTGCAGCAAGGATTCCGGCATTTTTTGCTCCGTTTAAAGCAACAGTTGCTACTGGTACACCGCCAGGCATTTGTAAAATAGATAAAACACTGTCCCAGCCATCAATAGAATTGCTAGACTTTACAGGAACTCCAATTACAGGAAGCGGTGACATCGAAGCAACCATTCCAGGTAAATGCGCTGCGCCTCCAGCTCCGGCAATAATTGTCGAAATTCCGCGATTGTGTGCGTTCATACTGAAATCAAACAGTTTTTCGGGTGTTCTGTGTGCCGAAACGATGTCGACTTCGGTTTCTATATTAAAACTTTTTAAAATATCTATGGCATCCTGCATTACCGGCATATCCGAAATGCTTCCCATTATTACAGCTACTTTGCTCATTTGTTTTTTTATTTATTTTAGTTCTGGAATCATATTCCAAATGTCAATATTAAATTCTTCTTGGATGGCTCTTAAATAGGATATTTGTTTTATATCGTCTTCAATTAAGATTTTAAAGAAATCTTCAGCAGAAACACCATATACTGATAATTCTTTAGTTTTTCTTTGTATGTATTTTTTTCTTTCATCAGCTAAAATGATATCATCAAGCTTTAATAACTTAATTAAATTAATTGCTTCGTTATCATTTAAATCTGAAACACGATAATCGCCGCTGTCATAAACGATTCTATCTTCAAAATCAATTGCTGCTGGGTTTAAAACAGGCTGTAAATTTTCCCATTTAGAAGCTTTCTCTATATTCCATTGGTGTTTTACCAAAAACCAATTTGAATAAGAATCGTCAATAGTTCCTTTTAGATTTGGATTAAAATGCTCAATGTCCCGTGCATCAGCTCTTCCTAAATACTCTTCTGTATATGAACAAAATCCCTTTTGCTCTTTATATAAAACTTTCGAAATTTTTAAATTATTGTTTGAATTGCCTTCTATATAATTTAAATTATTTTTAATTACTTCTGAATCATGGTTTTTAAGAACTCTCCTCATATTAGAAATTATAAATGTCTCCCAGTTTAACAGTTTCTAATAGTAATTCTTTTTTTCTTTTAGGATCAGTCTCATTAGCAACGTCCTGTTTAAGTTTGATATATTTTTGATATGCTTCTTCACCGTGCTTATTGTAATAATTTACTCCAAAATCATTTTTTAGCATATCATTCGGATCATCGCCAATTGGAGAACTTCCTCTGCGTACGGCTACTTTTCCTTCTTCATCAAAATATAAAATGAAACGTTCTTCGGGTTCAAAGGAAGCAGCGATAAAAGGGGAATGTGTAGCAACTATAAACTGAGCTTCAGAAGCTAGATTTTGATAATAATCCATTAAATCCATCTGCATATCAGGATACAATGAACGCTCGGGTTCGTCAATTAAAATGATGGAATCTTTGGTGTCAAATTTATACAATGGTAAAAGTAACGATATTAAAAGTTTTGTTCCTGTACTTAGTGAAAGTATTGGTATAAAGACATCACTTTTATAATGTTTAATATTTAGGAAAGATGATGGATTGTTGACATCAACTTCTAGATTTAATTTTTTTAAAACCTCATTAAATTTTATTGCAAATTCTTCATTAGGATTTGGATTTTCTTTTCTCCATTTGTTTAAATCATCAATGATGTCATTAATATTTGAATAGCTGAAGAAGTCAGAGCTTTTCTTTAGGAGTTCTTCACGATAATTGATAAAATCATTTAGTAAAAATCTGTAAATTTCTTTATAATTGTTTTCGCTAAGTTTAAATTGATTGTAATTTTTTAAAAGAAAATCTTTGTCTTTAAAATTTGAATTTTTTAATTCTTCAGGTTGAAGAAAATTAATTATTTTATTTATATTTAACTCTGATGGAAAAAAAACTTTCTTGGTTAAATCGTTAGTTTTTAATTTTTTGTCAACGAAATAGTTTATTAATATTTCCTGATTCTGAATACAGAACTCTTCAGTATTGTCATTGAAAAACACACATAAAGAAGATTTTAACTTTTCTAACGATGAGTGATGTTTGAATTCTTCAGGATAATCTATATAAGAGTTATTATGCGTTTTAATATCTAATAACTCCAATAGACTAGTTTTTCCAGTTGCACTTTGCCCAATAAAACAAATTTTGTTTAAAGGTTTCCCTGCTTTTTCTTTGTCTTTATAATCCAAAGGATACGTAAAATCAAAATCTAGATTCTCTAAATGTCTAAAAGTATCAATATGTAATTTTGAAATTTTCATGTATTGTTTTTTACAAATTTATCTAATTTGACATTGATTAACAACTGCAAACTGATTACTGAATGCTGACCACTTTTATAGTATTCTTAACATCGGCCGCAATTCGTCTTGCTTCGGCCATATCTTCATTGACAATGGTTACGTGTCCCATTTTTCGGAAAGGGCGGGTTTGTTTTTTGCCGTAAATGTGCGGGGTAACGCCGTTCCAGCCCAAAATAGTTTCGATGTTTTCGTAAATTACGTCGCCAGAAAAGCCTTCGGCACCGACTAAGTTTACCATAATTCCGGCAGCTTTACTGTCTGTGTTTCCAAGAGGTAAATCAAGAATAGCACGCAGATGATTTTCAAACTGCGAAGTATAGCTAGCCTCGATTGAGTAATGTCCTGAGTTGTGCGGACGCGGTGCTACTTCGTTTACCAGAATTTCATCATCTTTGGTTTGGAACATTTCAACTGCCAAAAGGCCAACATGATTAAATTGCTGCGAAACATTCAATGCAATCGCTCTTGCTTTTTCGGCAACTTTATTATCAATTCTGGCAGGGCAGATTACATATTCTACCTGATTGGCTTCTGGATGAAATTCCATTTCCACAACTGGGTAGGTTTTGATTTCGCCGGAAGGACTCTGGCAGACAATTACAGCCAATTCATTTTTGAAAGGCACCATTGTTTCAGCAATGCATTCTACATTGGGTAAATTTTCTAAATCAGCTGTCTGCCGAATGATTTTTACGCCGTTTCCGTCATATCCAAATTCAGTACATTTCCATACAAAAGGAAGCTGAATATTTGCTTCTACTAAATCAACTACTAAGTTTTTTAGAGTAGAATAACGCTTGTAAGGAGCTGTCGGGATATTATTTTTGATATAAAAATCCTTTTGGATTCCTTTATTTTGTATGAGTTTTAGCGTTTTTGGAGAAGGATATACTTTTTTGCCTTCATTTTCCAGTTTTTCCAGTGCCTCAAGATTTACCAGCTCAATTTCAAAGGTCAAAACATCTACTTGTTTTCCAAAATTGTAAACAGTTTCAAAATCCATCAAATCGCCTTTTACAAAATGGTTACAGGCAATTTTACTAGGAGCTTCGTCACTTGGGTCTAAAACGTAAGTTTGGATATCAAATTTTCGTGTGTCAGACAGCAGCATTTTGCCAAGCTGCCCGCCTCCTAAGATTCCTAATTTAAAATCAGAAGAAAAATAGTTCATTGTGATTGTATTTACTTTGTCTGCTCAGCACATTGCCAGCAACTGCAAAGATACTTTTTCCTAATCGAATAGGAAAATGCTATTTTATTTTCTTCAAAACTTCTTTGGCAACGGCTTTATAAGCGGCACTGTGATTTGGAAAATCTTTTGTGGCAATAGTTTTCAATTCGGGATGAATCCAGTCATAATGCTGTCCTAATAGGTATAAAGTTCTCATTGAATAAGCTTTGGATGCTACTTTAGTATCGTTAATCAGCCAGTCAAAAGAACTTTCGATGATTGCTTCCAGATGTTTTTCGGAAAGCTGTATTTCACTTTTTTTATAATGAGAATGAACCAGCAGTTGACAGATTTTGGCAACGGGGCGAATGGCACTTTCATCTTTCAGGTTTTTGATATTGGAACAAAAATAATCCAGATGATTTTCAATCCATTCCAGTTTTTGGTAACAGACAAATTCCAAAATCCAGCAGGCTTTGGCCGAATTTTTATTTGAAACCTGAAAACACAGCCGAATTAATTCAGGGAAAAGTTCTTGATTATGCAGTACTTCATCAGCATATTTTTGTCGGTTTTCTCTATGTCCTGTTATATAATCTAAATTTTTCTGGAATTCGCTGACCATCATTTCTGTTTTTGATTTAAAAGTACAAATCAATTGACAATTGTCAAAAGTGAAATCCCTATCTTTGCCAAATATTTTAAAATATAAAACTGTGATACAACTACACGATAAACAATTTGTTCCGTTTATTTCTGCCAAAGAGATAAACTTTGCTATCGAAAAAATGGCAGCACAGATAGAAGACGATTTTTTTGATGAAACGCCGATTTTTATTGGAGTACTGAATGGTTCTTTTATGGTAGTTTCCGATTTTTTAAAATTATACAAAAAACCGTGCGAAGTTTCTTTTATCAAGTTAGCTTCTTATGAGGGGACATCCTCTACCGATTCCGTTAAGCAGTTAATTGGACTGAATCAGGACTTAACAGGCCGTACCG of Flavobacterium marginilacus contains these proteins:
- a CDS encoding 5-(carboxyamino)imidazole ribonucleotide synthase; the encoded protein is MNYFSSDFKLGILGGGQLGKMLLSDTRKFDIQTYVLDPSDEAPSKIACNHFVKGDLMDFETVYNFGKQVDVLTFEIELVNLEALEKLENEGKKVYPSPKTLKLIQNKGIQKDFYIKNNIPTAPYKRYSTLKNLVVDLVEANIQLPFVWKCTEFGYDGNGVKIIRQTADLENLPNVECIAETMVPFKNELAVIVCQSPSGEIKTYPVVEMEFHPEANQVEYVICPARIDNKVAEKARAIALNVSQQFNHVGLLAVEMFQTKDDEILVNEVAPRPHNSGHYSIEASYTSQFENHLRAILDLPLGNTDSKAAGIMVNLVGAEGFSGDVIYENIETILGWNGVTPHIYGKKQTRPFRKMGHVTIVNEDMAEARRIAADVKNTIKVVSIQ
- the purE gene encoding 5-(carboxyamino)imidazole ribonucleotide mutase produces the protein MSKVAVIMGSISDMPVMQDAIDILKSFNIETEVDIVSAHRTPEKLFDFSMNAHNRGISTIIAGAGGAAHLPGMVASMSPLPVIGVPVKSSNSIDGWDSVLSILQMPGGVPVATVALNGAKNAGILAAQIIGSADKTVLDKIIAYKEGLKKAVYQSSENLNK
- a CDS encoding HNH endonuclease domain-containing protein, which encodes MRRVLKNHDSEVIKNNLNYIEGNSNNNLKISKVLYKEQKGFCSYTEEYLGRADARDIEHFNPNLKGTIDDSYSNWFLVKHQWNIEKASKWENLQPVLNPAAIDFEDRIVYDSGDYRVSDLNDNEAINLIKLLKLDDIILADERKKYIQRKTKELSVYGVSAEDFFKILIEDDIKQISYLRAIQEEFNIDIWNMIPELK
- the hpt gene encoding hypoxanthine phosphoribosyltransferase, yielding MIQLHDKQFVPFISAKEINFAIEKMAAQIEDDFFDETPIFIGVLNGSFMVVSDFLKLYKKPCEVSFIKLASYEGTSSTDSVKQLIGLNQDLTGRTVIVIEDIIDTGNTLEELKKLFKSQNVKHFKIATLFFKPDAFKKDLKIDYIGIRIPNKFIVGFGLDYDGLGRNLPEVYQLKE
- a CDS encoding ATP-binding protein, with amino-acid sequence MKISKLHIDTFRHLENLDFDFTYPLDYKDKEKAGKPLNKICFIGQSATGKTSLLELLDIKTHNNSYIDYPEEFKHHSSLEKLKSSLCVFFNDNTEEFCIQNQEILINYFVDKKLKTNDLTKKVFFPSELNINKIINFLQPEELKNSNFKDKDFLLKNYNQFKLSENNYKEIYRFLLNDFINYREELLKKSSDFFSYSNINDIIDDLNKWRKENPNPNEEFAIKFNEVLKKLNLEVDVNNPSSFLNIKHYKSDVFIPILSLSTGTKLLISLLLPLYKFDTKDSIILIDEPERSLYPDMQMDLMDYYQNLASEAQFIVATHSPFIAASFEPEERFILYFDEEGKVAVRRGSSPIGDDPNDMLKNDFGVNYYNKHGEEAYQKYIKLKQDVANETDPKRKKELLLETVKLGDIYNF